From one Spiroplasma endosymbiont of Panorpa germanica genomic stretch:
- a CDS encoding sugar ABC transporter permease, whose amino-acid sequence MTSAKIEQIKKFQKSDLQSLSKDASIKANIKVIKDDYNGFLRNLKDEKKFQLSEFSWSRNLQRKFYYFFDNMFHKENYEKNKSKMDYYRTQRVELKTKFGSKPTKQKIKLKNEEYKLNVAKIKNKYREANKKRVENQLLIASNGNWYENEYSNIPIEQIKVFKQEYKLKKTEFKNDLNSEQFKSLSKIDKKIKLNEQKIELSEIQKKFSYDGYLNQAFSENKIDFLKNYEIKLEKYKNDLQKSQQHYEELKSTIALESKNLQKEKLYLLRKKYCEDTRDNFKGMLAKKINYKAYVTKKNDLKNQYVSDKKSIIFSNKVLLAKWEIKKIKNDFKQEIDHDKLILISKNADSTSKTPVQSSKWNKYLAGFLGFILPGSGQIYNGQYIKGCLMFIITAIMGLLVAYAFGLGNIEGNGIIGLITLGNAEYFWANGDARYFVIEGALGVLFLSFAITYIFISARESYLVSRAKQNGARVKTWLETKNYFKDEGYPIATSIPAFLLVMFIIFVPIITTILLAFTNYGPNNISNFEWVGWEQFQIVFNGDWTATMVSVLGWTAIWTVFNATAAFFLAFILASLVNNQRIKGKVLFRLIYILPWAIPGFISILLFKVMFMPGSILSNIFGNDGFQTDPFYAKVSLLMIQTWMGYCVNFVLITGILQSIPKDLYEAAEIDGASSLKKTWKVTIPLIIFQMTPILIGQFIGAFNNFSIIYLYLDGGPYDVNSTLFGGAGTTDTVASLIFKLIQGGEVAKASVLNIVVSGVIVAISVGVLVKSKSVKGGTV is encoded by the coding sequence ATGACTTCTGCCAAAATAGAACAAATAAAAAAATTTCAAAAGTCAGACTTGCAATCGCTATCTAAAGATGCTAGTATAAAAGCTAACATAAAAGTGATTAAAGATGATTATAATGGTTTTTTAAGAAATCTAAAAGATGAAAAGAAATTTCAACTATCAGAGTTTAGTTGATCTAGAAATCTGCAAAGAAAATTCTATTATTTTTTTGATAATATGTTTCATAAAGAAAATTATGAAAAAAATAAAAGCAAAATGGATTATTACCGTACTCAAAGAGTGGAATTAAAAACCAAATTTGGGTCAAAACCTACAAAGCAAAAAATTAAATTAAAAAATGAAGAATATAAGTTAAATGTAGCTAAAATTAAAAATAAATATCGTGAAGCTAATAAAAAGAGAGTTGAAAATCAATTACTAATAGCATCAAATGGTAACTGATATGAAAACGAATACTCAAATATTCCAATTGAACAAATTAAAGTTTTTAAACAAGAATATAAATTGAAAAAAACTGAATTTAAAAACGATTTAAATAGCGAACAATTTAAATCTCTTTCAAAAATTGATAAAAAAATAAAATTGAATGAGCAAAAAATTGAGCTAAGTGAAATTCAAAAAAAATTCAGCTATGATGGATATTTAAATCAAGCATTTTCAGAAAATAAAATAGATTTTTTGAAAAATTATGAAATCAAATTAGAAAAATACAAAAATGATTTGCAAAAAAGTCAACAACATTATGAGGAATTGAAATCTACAATTGCATTAGAAAGTAAAAATTTGCAAAAAGAAAAACTTTACCTTTTGAGAAAAAAATATTGCGAAGATACTAGAGATAATTTCAAAGGTATGTTGGCAAAAAAAATTAATTACAAAGCTTATGTAACTAAAAAAAATGATTTGAAAAATCAATATGTTTCTGATAAAAAAAGTATCATATTTTCAAATAAAGTTTTATTAGCTAAGTGAGAAATTAAAAAAATTAAAAATGATTTTAAACAAGAGATTGATCATGACAAATTGATACTAATATCAAAAAATGCTGATTCTACAAGTAAAACCCCCGTACAGTCATCAAAATGAAATAAATATTTGGCTGGTTTCCTTGGTTTTATTTTACCAGGTAGTGGACAAATTTATAATGGTCAGTACATTAAAGGATGTTTAATGTTTATTATAACTGCCATTATGGGATTACTAGTAGCCTATGCTTTTGGTTTAGGTAATATCGAAGGTAATGGGATTATCGGTCTAATAACTTTAGGAAATGCTGAATATTTCTGAGCCAATGGAGATGCTCGATACTTCGTTATTGAAGGGGCGCTAGGAGTTCTTTTCCTAAGTTTCGCTATAACTTATATTTTTATTTCAGCTCGCGAAAGTTATTTAGTATCAAGAGCCAAACAAAATGGTGCTCGAGTTAAAACTTGATTGGAAACTAAAAACTACTTTAAAGATGAAGGTTATCCAATTGCAACATCGATTCCTGCATTTCTACTTGTGATGTTTATAATTTTCGTACCAATTATTACAACCATATTATTGGCCTTTACAAATTATGGACCAAACAACATTTCCAACTTTGAATGAGTTGGGTGAGAACAATTTCAAATAGTTTTCAACGGAGATTGAACCGCTACAATGGTTTCAGTTCTAGGTTGAACAGCGATTTGAACAGTTTTTAATGCAACGGCTGCCTTCTTTCTAGCTTTTATTTTAGCAAGTCTAGTTAATAATCAAAGAATTAAAGGAAAAGTTTTATTCCGATTAATTTACATTCTTCCATGAGCAATTCCAGGATTTATTTCTATTCTTTTATTCAAAGTAATGTTCATGCCAGGAAGTATTTTAAGTAATATATTTGGTAATGATGGTTTCCAAACCGATCCTTTCTATGCTAAAGTTTCGTTGCTAATGATTCAAACTTGAATGGGATATTGTGTTAACTTTGTTTTAATAACAGGAATTTTACAGTCAATTCCAAAAGATCTTTATGAAGCTGCAGAAATTGATGGAGCAAGTTCACTTAAAAAAACTTGAAAAGTAACAATCCCTCTAATAATTTTCCAAATGACACCAATCTTAATTGGGCAATTCATTGGAGCTTTCAATAACTTTAGTATTATTTATCTATATTTAGATGGAGGACCATATGATGTTAACTCTACCTTATTTGGTGGAGCTGGAACAACAGATACGGTAGCTTCATTAATATTCAAACTAATTCAAGGTGGAGAAGTTGCCAAAGCTTCAGTACTTAACATTGTGGTTTCTGGAGTAATTGTAGCAATTTCTGTTGGGGTTTTGGTCAAATCTAAATCAGTTAAAGGAGGAACAGTATAA
- a CDS encoding ABC transporter ATP-binding protein: MKVELRNLSKKYEGNPLYTLENINLNIEDKDFCVMLGPSGCGKTTLLRMIAGLNSITKGDLVFDEKRANDLPPKDRDIAMVFQSYALYPHMNVYKNMGFGLKMKKAKKDLIDQRVKDVAEILNITHLLYKKPSEISGGQRQRVALGRAIVRKPKLFLMDEPLSNLDAKLRETMRTEIVKIHKALESTTIYVTHDQVEAMTMATKIVLMNDQKIQQVGTPTDLYENPENLFVANFIGNPTINQYKGTLDKDGCFVNESKNIKVKLTKEEIEAINNLKSKWIYFCVRSESIKITKSKTDTEVLVIHVESLGKEKEIKGFVDDNSNISVTVSNTTSVEADQKINVSFEKYFLFDGETQKRIK, translated from the coding sequence ATGAAAGTAGAATTAAGAAATTTATCAAAAAAATATGAGGGGAATCCGCTCTACACTTTAGAAAATATTAATTTAAATATTGAAGATAAAGATTTTTGTGTAATGCTTGGACCCAGTGGTTGTGGTAAAACTACTTTATTAAGAATGATTGCTGGTTTAAATTCAATCACCAAGGGAGATTTAGTTTTCGATGAAAAAAGAGCTAACGACTTACCACCAAAAGACAGAGACATCGCCATGGTTTTCCAAAGTTATGCTCTATATCCTCATATGAACGTTTATAAAAATATGGGCTTTGGGTTGAAAATGAAAAAAGCTAAGAAAGATTTGATTGATCAAAGAGTAAAGGATGTCGCTGAAATTCTTAACATAACCCACTTGCTTTATAAAAAACCAAGTGAAATTTCGGGAGGACAAAGACAGAGGGTTGCTCTTGGTCGTGCCATCGTTCGTAAACCTAAGCTATTTTTAATGGATGAACCACTTTCGAACTTGGATGCTAAACTGAGAGAAACTATGCGTACTGAAATTGTTAAAATTCATAAGGCACTAGAGTCTACAACTATTTATGTAACCCATGATCAAGTGGAAGCGATGACCATGGCAACTAAAATAGTTTTAATGAATGATCAAAAAATTCAGCAAGTTGGAACACCAACGGATCTTTATGAAAATCCAGAGAATTTATTTGTCGCCAACTTTATTGGTAATCCAACAATTAATCAGTACAAAGGAACTTTAGACAAAGATGGCTGTTTTGTAAATGAATCTAAGAATATCAAAGTGAAATTAACAAAAGAAGAAATTGAAGCTATTAATAATTTGAAAAGTAAATGAATTTACTTTTGTGTTAGAAGTGAATCAATTAAAATAACTAAATCAAAAACTGATACAGAAGTTTTAGTGATTCACGTGGAGTCTTTAGGTAAAGAAAAGGAAATAAAGGGATTTGTTGATGATAACTCAAATATCTCAGTTACCGTTTCAAACACCACCTCAGTAGAGGCAGACCAAAAAATAAATGTTTCATTTGAAAAGTATTTCCTATTTGATGGAGAAACTCAAAAAAGAATTAAGTAA
- a CDS encoding sugar ABC transporter permease, whose protein sequence is MQTLNQKNVTVHSKKKKSEKTIPDNMIFKMNQAFKEIKGLNYLNITPNEKINFDRVDIANAINCFKKEDLNWNYNTIAMLILKDQVKNYDWENDLNYHISLKFAALSFTYEKDKPSKTTSKSFELLKGLSLKYAYEYNKEFYTSLKNAYELKGEKQENILISEQYEITKNSVRSFWDITKNVFALFTEQIATISEIKNNFINYSKIGVLAAEYTLLKIEAETFLKNKKNEGLINTENYNNFSSTMVLILDDLKKTLYFMNEHLVETMFSNITEMNVKVYLSDLPPMSAIEWIGLLIRYAILIIWAAIIIYPIVVLIQQGFNLNNQKVILDIQNFDFGFNNYRRLFEQTLFLKWLFNSIIIGFFTMIITIFIISLTAYSFSRFKYKGKRSFLIALLVSQMVPVFTSLLVFYIFTELLNNAFNMPRIATLLLIYVGGGVASNTIILKGYMDSISQDIDDAARIDGCSHFWIFLNIIFPLCKPMLVLIALMSFIGPFGDVILPSLILRNQEDYTVAVGLNMFINSERLMNYGAYFAGSTLVAVPIGVLFLVLQKFVVSGMTSGGVKG, encoded by the coding sequence ATGCAAACTTTAAATCAAAAAAATGTTACTGTACACAGCAAGAAAAAAAAGTCTGAAAAAACTATTCCCGATAACATGATTTTTAAAATGAATCAAGCGTTCAAGGAAATAAAAGGATTAAACTATTTAAATATCACTCCCAATGAAAAAATAAATTTTGATCGAGTAGATATTGCAAATGCAATTAATTGCTTTAAAAAAGAAGACTTAAATTGAAACTACAATACAATTGCTATGTTAATCCTAAAAGATCAAGTTAAAAATTATGACTGAGAAAATGATCTTAATTATCATATATCGTTAAAATTTGCAGCTCTTTCATTTACTTACGAAAAAGATAAGCCAAGTAAAACAACAAGCAAATCATTTGAATTGCTAAAAGGCCTTAGTCTAAAATACGCCTATGAATATAACAAGGAATTTTATACTAGTTTAAAAAATGCCTACGAGTTAAAAGGGGAAAAACAAGAAAATATTTTAATTTCTGAGCAATATGAAATAACTAAAAATTCAGTTAGAAGCTTTTGAGATATTACAAAAAATGTATTTGCTCTCTTTACTGAACAAATCGCAACTATTAGTGAGATTAAAAATAATTTTATTAACTATTCAAAAATAGGAGTTTTAGCTGCTGAATATACTTTATTAAAAATTGAAGCAGAGACTTTTTTGAAAAATAAAAAAAATGAGGGTCTAATCAATACGGAAAATTACAACAATTTTTCTAGCACTATGGTATTAATTTTAGATGATCTTAAAAAAACTTTGTATTTTATGAATGAACACTTGGTTGAAACAATGTTTTCTAACATCACAGAAATGAACGTGAAAGTTTATTTATCAGATTTACCACCGATGTCAGCCATAGAATGAATAGGCCTATTAATAAGATATGCTATTTTAATAATTTGAGCCGCGATAATAATTTATCCGATCGTTGTATTAATTCAACAAGGGTTCAACCTTAACAACCAAAAAGTTATTTTGGATATCCAAAATTTTGATTTTGGTTTCAACAATTATCGTCGATTATTCGAGCAAACTTTATTTTTAAAATGATTATTTAATTCAATAATTATCGGATTCTTTACAATGATTATTACGATTTTTATAATATCATTAACGGCGTATTCTTTTAGTCGCTTTAAATATAAAGGTAAAAGAAGTTTTCTAATAGCTTTACTAGTATCACAAATGGTTCCAGTTTTTACATCACTTCTTGTGTTTTATATATTCACAGAACTATTAAACAACGCCTTTAATATGCCAAGGATTGCCACATTATTACTAATATATGTTGGGGGAGGTGTTGCAAGTAACACAATAATTTTAAAAGGTTACATGGATTCTATTTCTCAAGATATAGATGATGCGGCCAGAATTGATGGATGTAGTCATTTTTGAATATTCTTAAATATTATTTTCCCACTTTGTAAACCAATGTTAGTTCTAATTGCACTAATGTCATTTATTGGACCATTTGGAGATGTAATATTACCATCACTAATTTTAAGAAATCAAGAAGACTATACCGTCGCGGTTGGGTTAAACATGTTTATCAATAGTGAACGATTAATGAATTATGGTGCTTATTTTGCAGGATCAACATTAGTTGCTGTCCCAATTGGGGTATTGTTCTTGGTACTTCAAAAATTTGTGGTTTCAGGAATGACTTCGGGTGGAGTGAAAGGATAA
- a CDS encoding lipoprotein, whose amino-acid sequence MKKLLTILGAFSLAVAPGLTTISCFAIGEDALAYLSTKISGDWEKSNKAQIYHFKDNSQSNNYDYSPIICDFLKLMGSDKYDTNKYRPLQLQFLNEMEFYNYKTENNGPVPELEYTISNPKSLQRHEIIYKNKADVEEKVVLNRIIRVENYTKAPEQVNFDVKFKDIIVKEYIFQGDNQGLGTYVATKNTKKVDIFVRNITIEELNSNAIIISQ is encoded by the coding sequence ATGAAAAAACTACTTACAATTTTGGGAGCATTTAGCTTAGCTGTTGCCCCGGGTTTAACTACAATTAGCTGTTTTGCAATTGGAGAAGATGCTTTAGCTTATTTATCAACTAAAATATCAGGAGACTGAGAAAAGAGTAACAAAGCTCAAATATACCATTTTAAAGATAATTCACAATCTAATAACTATGATTACAGCCCCATAATTTGTGATTTTTTAAAGTTAATGGGTAGTGATAAGTACGATACCAATAAATATCGCCCTTTGCAACTGCAATTCTTAAATGAGATGGAGTTTTATAACTACAAAACCGAAAATAATGGCCCAGTTCCGGAACTAGAATACACAATTTCAAATCCAAAAAGCCTTCAAAGGCACGAAATTATATATAAAAATAAGGCAGATGTTGAGGAAAAAGTAGTTCTTAATAGGATTATTAGGGTGGAAAACTACACCAAAGCTCCTGAACAGGTTAATTTTGATGTAAAATTCAAGGATATAATTGTAAAAGAATACATTTTTCAAGGTGATAATCAAGGTCTAGGTACATATGTTGCAACTAAAAATACTAAAAAAGTCGATATATTTGTTAGAAACATAACAATTGAGGAATTAAATTCAAATGCAATTATTATTAGTCAGTAA
- a CDS encoding lipoprotein: MKKLLSIIASASLTTSSAMAVVACGGVNNSTTIYYSYVDNRTDKNTLKLYTDAAEEYARIYGDDYKFKGIRYDDNNQLSTEMQTIGNSGRNMPDIFIASVDNATKLATLGYILPLDGADAIPEAGEILTNLNYTREKADKAIGKWNDQSATQTDLWSNFMPFAIQSSKIKSNNPKAKEKNPAQYGITTYLGVGGGSALVSNSDDSMSNFKKLGLVNSGSEFNDEGEINWVDNANVSVDKLAEVSAQTGNKMITSLFDRGMWWMYPVYSNIMSDPINGKVYKAADIGVNWINNESLPYYDSSEGKYSSVFSNKYFTTSAKEVLGKWFDYYSQQIKVAKNTLTGKTANTSYLNMNHPSLNAGVQRSMLSGGDGITKDGEVSAFGINYEPSSYFDMLGGFKSFTKIDYMPLEFVKLFDKNNEAEQFQKYDEQNIGKWLAPAGSGMTVFNSRLGANTNRLKAAQRFVEIMFGAHEVENEQGEVEMVHASDGGQWNFEKSFTKSLEVPSKLAIIDPRQTENEIFENKLKEIADNKFARAVDEVANFEGKNNEATEKEAIIRLEKYQIRLASVLYASEDTTLSMAPNVSSYDFATNNDWHGNNAMLPSLNEAFSMNDFEKYYGSLSSDSTDYKKTTEYIEKKEAFAKNLMRILSQLNYELGKK; the protein is encoded by the coding sequence TTGAAAAAACTATTAAGTATAATAGCTTCAGCATCATTAACAACCTCATCAGCAATGGCTGTAGTTGCTTGTGGTGGAGTAAATAACAGTACAACCATTTACTATTCATATGTTGATAACAGGACTGATAAAAATACTTTGAAATTATACACAGATGCAGCTGAAGAATATGCCAGAATTTATGGCGATGATTATAAATTTAAAGGTATCAGATATGATGATAACAACCAACTATCAACTGAAATGCAAACCATAGGTAACTCTGGTCGAAATATGCCCGATATATTTATTGCTTCTGTTGATAATGCCACTAAGTTAGCAACTTTAGGATATATATTACCTTTAGATGGGGCAGATGCAATTCCTGAAGCAGGAGAAATTTTAACTAATTTAAACTATACAAGAGAAAAAGCAGACAAAGCCATTGGTAAATGAAATGATCAAAGTGCCACACAAACTGATTTGTGATCGAACTTTATGCCTTTCGCAATTCAATCTTCAAAAATAAAAAGTAATAACCCTAAAGCTAAAGAAAAAAACCCAGCTCAATATGGAATAACAACTTACTTGGGTGTTGGTGGAGGAAGTGCTTTAGTTTCTAATAGCGATGACTCTATGAGTAACTTTAAAAAATTAGGCTTAGTTAATTCAGGTTCTGAATTTAATGATGAAGGTGAAATTAATTGAGTTGATAACGCAAATGTATCAGTTGATAAATTAGCAGAAGTTTCTGCGCAAACTGGAAATAAAATGATAACATCTTTATTTGATAGAGGAATGTGATGAATGTATCCAGTTTATTCAAATATCATGAGTGATCCAATTAATGGAAAAGTTTATAAAGCAGCAGATATTGGAGTAAACTGAATCAACAACGAATCTTTACCATACTATGACAGTAGTGAAGGGAAATACTCAAGTGTTTTTTCTAATAAGTACTTCACAACTAGTGCTAAAGAAGTTCTAGGTAAATGATTTGATTATTATTCACAACAAATTAAGGTGGCTAAAAATACTTTAACAGGAAAAACAGCCAACACTTCATATCTAAATATGAACCACCCAAGCTTAAATGCCGGAGTTCAAAGAAGTATGTTATCTGGGGGAGATGGAATTACCAAAGATGGTGAGGTTTCTGCCTTTGGAATAAACTACGAACCTAGCAGTTACTTTGATATGCTTGGAGGTTTTAAATCGTTTACTAAAATAGATTACATGCCTTTAGAATTTGTAAAACTATTTGATAAAAATAATGAAGCTGAACAATTTCAAAAATATGATGAACAAAATATTGGTAAATGATTGGCTCCTGCTGGAAGTGGGATGACTGTTTTCAATTCAAGATTGGGAGCAAATACAAATCGACTTAAAGCTGCACAAAGATTTGTTGAAATAATGTTTGGTGCTCACGAAGTTGAAAATGAACAAGGTGAAGTTGAAATGGTTCATGCCTCTGATGGGGGACAATGAAATTTTGAAAAATCTTTTACAAAAAGTCTTGAAGTTCCGTCAAAACTTGCTATTATTGATCCGAGACAAACTGAAAACGAAATTTTTGAAAATAAATTAAAAGAAATTGCAGACAATAAATTTGCTCGTGCAGTAGATGAAGTGGCAAACTTTGAAGGAAAAAATAATGAAGCCACTGAAAAAGAAGCAATAATTAGACTTGAAAAATATCAAATACGACTTGCTAGTGTGCTTTATGCTTCTGAGGATACCACATTATCAATGGCGCCAAATGTTTCTTCATATGATTTTGCCACAAATAATGACTGACATGGAAACAATGCAATGCTTCCTAGTTTAAATGAGGCTTTCTCAATGAATGACTTTGAAAAATACTACGGTTCTTTATCAAGTGATAGCACTGATTACAAAAAAACTACTGAGTATATTGAAAAAAAAGAAGCCTTTGCCAAAAATTTAATGAGAATTTTAAGTCAGTTAAATTATGAATTAGGTAAAAAATAA
- a CDS encoding glycosyl hydrolase-related protein, with amino-acid sequence MKKWKIYLVPHTHWDKEWYFTKEVSDAYLVDNMKQIIEANDKNENEAPFVFDAQYSVVDDFLNLFPHKIGKVKKIIKDKKLVVGPWYTQTDMFNATGESIVRNLLIGTKLSQKLGNSMKVGYLPDTFGFNSNLPQIIAKTANKGIINWRGADDELLQNNLFNIWEADDGTRLPVYSFYKHGYFTGVGGLLQQYNKKWSKAENWKEWDPVTRAKEHAAYYIKFADSELDFLKTKARSSNNRILMPVGSDQMPMVSGWTQIVEEMNKLDPIHEWILGDFENFMDDLISDPVVMNDANVIKGEFRNGRFARAHKTITSSRYDIKRLSKKVEYQIYNELEPMSVIFSRLNGEYPFEILLEASKKLVSSHAHDSLGGCNTDETNRSILNRLEAASAIVESQTTLIKKRICDALGLGNGNLIIFNTAPYSRKIENTFEIHTKEQFFEIFEENGRPVEFSVVSQKFFNNDEFSIREDSHIYGNGFQENQGQVDDGPINATNILLEENIKGKYTTIIKFNQQVSGLGYKILNVLESKTNTFKLKFTKQGNTIENDLFNISVDGDMNFKLIDKVNNQNINKAFKLEASFDAGDTYDFSPSHFNQKQIQKLTDFKTYTEDNGQIKIMTIEANYQVPKVLDSSDLIDQTIKIQIILENDLINFKINMINQAADIRWRFISNTAVLDTQHSFADQSFAMVKRLIDNPVHKKSIEENWVDVAVEIEAMESMVALKNNDFSHAIFTKGTNEYQIIGDDKNQIALTLFRAVSYIGRRHLIYRKGRASGVDDYPHATPESNLNIPLEFEFAINISKNLDTQNKKSKEWCWPDTYYQTQTSNVFHWKGDTFVMTQRKIPAIGERELSLVDIKDINNLVVTTVKKSWNQKFDIVRLYNPTRQSISIDTSIFKGEVDLLDNKIKNFNSEIKPNEIKSYILK; translated from the coding sequence TTGAAAAAATGAAAAATATATTTAGTGCCACACACGCACTGGGATAAGGAATGGTATTTCACCAAAGAAGTTAGTGATGCTTATTTGGTTGATAATATGAAGCAAATTATTGAAGCCAATGATAAAAACGAAAATGAAGCCCCGTTTGTCTTTGATGCTCAATATTCAGTAGTTGATGATTTTTTAAACTTGTTTCCTCATAAAATAGGAAAAGTTAAAAAAATTATTAAAGATAAAAAGTTGGTTGTGGGTCCTTGATACACCCAAACTGATATGTTTAATGCCACCGGGGAGTCAATTGTTAGAAATCTACTAATTGGAACAAAGTTAAGTCAGAAACTTGGTAACTCAATGAAGGTTGGTTATCTACCTGATACTTTTGGATTTAATTCAAATTTACCTCAAATAATTGCCAAAACTGCAAATAAAGGAATTATTAATTGAAGAGGGGCTGATGATGAATTGTTGCAAAATAACCTTTTCAATATTTGAGAAGCAGATGATGGAACTCGTCTACCAGTTTACTCATTTTATAAACACGGTTATTTCACAGGAGTTGGTGGTTTGTTGCAACAATACAACAAAAAATGGTCTAAAGCTGAAAACTGAAAAGAGTGAGATCCAGTAACTAGAGCTAAAGAACATGCTGCTTACTATATAAAATTTGCTGATTCAGAATTGGATTTTTTAAAGACAAAAGCCAGGTCTTCAAATAATAGAATATTAATGCCCGTTGGATCGGATCAAATGCCAATGGTTTCGGGTTGAACCCAAATTGTGGAGGAAATGAATAAACTAGATCCTATTCACGAATGAATTCTTGGGGACTTTGAAAACTTCATGGATGACTTAATCAGCGATCCTGTAGTAATGAATGATGCTAACGTAATTAAGGGTGAGTTCAGAAATGGAAGATTTGCTCGAGCTCATAAAACTATTACATCATCACGATATGATATAAAACGCTTATCAAAAAAAGTTGAATACCAAATTTATAATGAATTAGAACCGATGTCAGTAATTTTTAGTCGACTTAATGGTGAATATCCATTTGAAATACTACTTGAGGCTAGTAAAAAATTAGTTTCCTCTCATGCTCACGATAGTCTTGGAGGATGTAATACTGATGAAACTAATCGCAGTATTTTAAATCGTTTAGAAGCGGCTAGTGCTATTGTAGAATCTCAAACCACACTAATCAAAAAAAGAATTTGTGATGCTTTGGGATTAGGAAATGGTAATTTGATTATTTTTAACACCGCTCCTTATTCTAGAAAAATTGAGAATACTTTTGAAATTCACACAAAAGAACAATTTTTTGAAATCTTTGAAGAAAATGGACGTCCAGTGGAATTTAGTGTTGTGAGTCAGAAGTTCTTTAACAATGATGAATTCTCAATTCGCGAAGATAGTCATATTTATGGTAATGGGTTTCAAGAAAATCAAGGTCAAGTTGATGACGGACCGATTAATGCGACAAATATTTTGTTAGAAGAAAATATTAAGGGTAAATACACTACAATTATTAAATTTAATCAACAAGTTTCAGGATTAGGGTATAAAATATTAAATGTTTTAGAGTCAAAAACCAATACTTTCAAACTTAAATTTACTAAGCAGGGAAATACAATTGAAAATGATTTATTCAATATTAGTGTCGATGGGGACATGAATTTTAAATTAATTGATAAAGTTAATAATCAAAATATAAATAAAGCGTTTAAACTAGAAGCTAGCTTTGATGCTGGAGATACTTATGATTTTTCTCCTTCACATTTTAATCAAAAACAAATTCAGAAATTGACAGATTTTAAAACTTATACAGAAGATAATGGTCAAATTAAAATTATGACAATTGAAGCTAACTATCAAGTGCCCAAAGTTTTGGATTCATCTGATTTAATTGATCAAACAATTAAAATACAAATCATTTTAGAAAATGATTTAATCAATTTCAAAATAAATATGATAAATCAAGCCGCAGATATTCGTTGAAGATTTATAAGCAATACTGCTGTTTTAGACACTCAGCACTCGTTTGCAGATCAAAGTTTTGCGATGGTAAAAAGATTAATAGATAATCCAGTACACAAAAAATCAATTGAAGAAAATTGAGTAGATGTAGCTGTGGAAATTGAAGCGATGGAATCAATGGTAGCTTTGAAAAACAATGATTTCTCTCACGCTATTTTCACCAAGGGAACTAACGAATACCAAATAATCGGTGATGATAAAAATCAGATTGCTTTAACTCTATTCAGGGCGGTATCTTATATTGGAAGAAGACATTTAATTTATCGAAAAGGTCGAGCTTCAGGGGTAGACGATTACCCACATGCAACTCCAGAAAGTAATTTAAATATTCCATTAGAATTTGAATTTGCTATAAATATCTCAAAAAATTTAGACACGCAAAATAAAAAATCAAAAGAGTGATGTTGACCAGATACTTACTATCAAACTCAAACTTCGAATGTCTTCCATTGAAAAGGGGATACTTTTGTTATGACTCAAAGAAAAATCCCAGCAATCGGGGAAAGAGAATTGTCATTAGTTGACATAAAAGATATTAATAATTTAGTTGTCACAACAGTTAAAAAATCTTGAAATCAAAAATTTGATATTGTCAGACTTTACAATCCTACTAGACAAAGTATTTCAATTGATACTTCCATTTTTAAAGGTGAGGTTGATCTACTTGATAACAAAATAAAAAATTTCAATTCTGAAATTAAACCAAATGAAATAAAAAGCTATATCCTGAAATAA